The Nocardia arthritidis genome has a window encoding:
- a CDS encoding LysR family transcriptional regulator, protein MPLSPRVPDLAALDLLLSVIELGSLGRAAAAHGISQPSASSRIRYLEKLVGTPVLQRTTLGSRPTKAGALIAEWARAVVDAAAQLDAGIETLRAERNSQLRVAASQTVAEYLFPGWLMALRNTAPDTAIALESGNSVHVANEVLDGRAAIGFVESPLAFRGLATQPVAHDRLMVVVAPRHEWARRGRVTVDELAKTALIQREPGSGTRSYFEYAMAERIPGWSPNVALELSSTTAIKTAAASGVGPAVLSSLAVAAEIGAGVLAAPEVTGLDLNRTLRAVWVKGRRPTGPARELFDIARREVAASG, encoded by the coding sequence ATGCCCTTATCGCCGCGCGTCCCCGATCTGGCCGCACTGGATCTGCTGCTCTCGGTGATCGAACTCGGCAGCCTCGGCCGGGCCGCGGCGGCGCACGGCATCAGCCAACCGTCGGCGTCATCGCGGATCCGCTACCTGGAGAAGCTGGTCGGCACGCCGGTGCTCCAGCGGACCACCCTCGGCTCCCGCCCGACCAAGGCCGGGGCGCTGATCGCGGAATGGGCCAGAGCCGTCGTCGACGCGGCGGCCCAGTTGGACGCGGGCATCGAAACCCTACGCGCCGAACGCAATTCACAGCTGAGGGTGGCGGCCAGCCAAACCGTCGCGGAATATCTCTTCCCCGGATGGCTGATGGCGCTGCGGAATACCGCGCCCGATACCGCCATCGCCCTCGAATCCGGTAATTCCGTGCACGTCGCGAACGAGGTGCTCGACGGCAGGGCGGCGATCGGATTCGTCGAAAGCCCGCTGGCCTTCCGCGGATTGGCGACGCAACCGGTCGCACACGACCGGCTGATGGTCGTGGTCGCGCCCCGGCACGAATGGGCCCGCCGCGGCCGCGTCACCGTGGACGAGCTGGCGAAAACCGCACTCATCCAACGGGAACCGGGCTCGGGGACCCGAAGCTACTTCGAATACGCCATGGCCGAACGCATTCCGGGCTGGTCGCCGAACGTCGCCCTCGAATTGTCCTCCACCACCGCCATCAAGACCGCGGCGGCCTCGGGTGTCGGGCCCGCCGTGCTCAGTTCACTGGCCGTCGCCGCCGAAATCGGCGCGGGCGTCCTGGCCGCGCCCGAGGTCACCGGGCTCGACCTGAACCGGACGCTGCGGGCCGTCTGGGTGAAGGGGCGGCGGCCGACCGGCCCGGCGCGCGAGCTGTTCGATATCGCGCGGCGGGAGGTCGCGGCTTCGGGGTGA
- a CDS encoding phosphate signaling complex PhoU family protein — translation MRTQFTHELIALTEDLTRMCRLAHDAAERVADALVDADLTATYEVFAFDEQLQKMYGACEARTVVLLALQAPVARDLRHVVTAIQIAGELSRIGWLISRVAQQVYRSYPKHVAPQQIMAILAAMCGLAARRTERAGEAVAGGRQDADAGTATQPMEQLHHQLHTALGNSTEPTDTAIDIALLGHNLERCVDHTDRIDRLIRFLDTGIPPTAQSSDDPE, via the coding sequence GTGCGGACTCAGTTCACTCATGAGCTCATCGCGTTGACAGAGGATTTGACGCGAATGTGCCGGCTCGCCCACGACGCCGCCGAACGGGTCGCCGACGCCCTGGTCGACGCCGATCTCACCGCCACCTACGAGGTTTTCGCATTCGACGAGCAACTGCAGAAGATGTACGGCGCCTGTGAGGCGCGCACGGTCGTGCTACTCGCGCTACAGGCGCCGGTGGCCAGGGATCTGCGCCATGTAGTCACCGCCATCCAGATCGCGGGTGAGCTGTCCCGGATCGGCTGGCTGATCAGCCGGGTGGCGCAGCAGGTCTACCGCTCGTATCCGAAACATGTTGCGCCGCAACAGATCATGGCAATACTCGCGGCGATGTGCGGATTGGCCGCGCGCCGCACCGAGCGCGCGGGCGAGGCCGTCGCGGGTGGGCGCCAGGACGCCGACGCCGGGACCGCCACGCAGCCGATGGAACAACTGCACCACCAATTGCACACCGCGCTCGGCAATTCCACCGAACCCACCGACACGGCCATCGATATCGCACTGCTCGGCCACAATCTGGAGCGCTGCGTAGACCATACCGACCGGATCGATCGGTTGATTCGCTTCCTGGACACCGGGATTCCGCCCACCGCCCAGTCGAGCGACGATCCGGAATAG
- a CDS encoding DUF4377 domain-containing protein: protein MQLCRGRAVLAGLTLAVALTACGSERKAEPPAAPTTSAVRSKVIDLWVAGETKPCQGVAPMTCLQVKRNPDSEWELFYDRIAGFDYEPGYIYQLKVEETPVANPPADASSVTLRLVDVVRKDKV from the coding sequence ATGCAGCTATGCCGAGGCAGGGCGGTGCTCGCGGGGTTGACGCTCGCGGTGGCGCTCACCGCCTGCGGATCCGAGCGGAAGGCCGAGCCGCCCGCGGCGCCAACGACTTCCGCGGTGCGGTCGAAGGTGATCGATCTCTGGGTTGCCGGTGAGACCAAACCTTGTCAAGGCGTCGCGCCGATGACCTGTCTACAGGTCAAACGGAATCCGGACAGCGAATGGGAGCTGTTCTACGACCGCATCGCGGGTTTCGACTATGAGCCTGGGTACATCTACCAGTTGAAAGTCGAGGAAACGCCGGTGGCGAATCCGCCCGCGGACGCGTCGTCGGTGACGCTGCGACTGGTCGATGTGGTTCGCAAGGACAAGGTTTAG
- a CDS encoding glycoside hydrolase family 16 protein, with product MSLLSIRSIAAALVLISISTSACASAEPKPTAAGWQLVWSDEFNGPAGGRPDSNSWVYDRGGEPRWGNQEWQYYTDRPENVSTDGQGHLVISARREQLPGMTPCPYGPCDITSGRITTLTKFDQTYGRFEARMRIPDGKGLWPAFWMMGTDIDTHPWPNNGEIDVMETVGDDPGTVHASAHGPGFVDPGLTDSYRLPDGQRLSDDFHTYAVEWTPTHIDWLIDDTRYYSIDKADFREGQTWVFDHPFHLLLNLAVGGTWPGPPDAATVFPANLLVDYVRVYTAIG from the coding sequence ATGTCCCTACTGTCAATCAGATCCATCGCCGCGGCGCTGGTCCTGATCTCGATATCGACCTCGGCCTGCGCGAGCGCCGAGCCGAAGCCGACCGCGGCGGGCTGGCAGCTCGTCTGGTCCGATGAGTTCAACGGTCCGGCGGGCGGTCGCCCCGACTCGAACAGCTGGGTCTACGACCGGGGCGGCGAACCCCGGTGGGGCAATCAGGAATGGCAGTACTACACCGACCGCCCGGAGAATGTTTCGACCGATGGGCAGGGCCATCTGGTGATCTCGGCCCGCCGCGAGCAATTGCCGGGAATGACGCCGTGCCCGTACGGCCCCTGCGATATCACCTCCGGACGCATCACCACCCTCACGAAATTCGACCAGACCTATGGTCGCTTCGAGGCACGCATGCGGATTCCGGACGGCAAGGGACTGTGGCCCGCGTTCTGGATGATGGGCACCGATATCGACACCCATCCGTGGCCGAACAACGGCGAGATCGATGTGATGGAAACCGTCGGCGACGACCCGGGCACGGTGCATGCCTCCGCGCACGGACCAGGTTTCGTCGACCCGGGCCTGACCGACAGCTATCGGCTCCCCGACGGACAGCGGCTGTCCGATGACTTCCACACCTACGCCGTCGAGTGGACCCCGACCCACATCGACTGGCTGATCGACGACACTCGCTACTACAGCATCGACAAGGCCGATTTCCGGGAAGGACAGACCTGGGTCTTCGATCACCCATTCCATCTGCTGCTGAATCTCGCCGTCGGCGGCACCTGGCCCGGACCGCCCGACGCCGCGACGGTATTCCCCGCCAACCTGCTCGTCGACTATGTGCGGGTGTACACGGCCATCGGGTGA
- a CDS encoding ionic transporter y4hA has product MDGMLRLLTRHWTTLVPLLAAVVLAIAWFTHPSGPAVIVVVLALVGAVLSAVQHAEVVAHRVGEPFGSLVLAVAVTVIEVGLILTLMASGGDDASSLARDTVFAAVMITCNGIFGLSLLVGAVRRRVAEFNAEGTGAALATVATLATLSLVLPTFTTSKPGPEFSGSQLAFAAVASLLLYGLFVMVQTVRHPDDFLPVESAGADEHGEPPSAAAALVSLGLLLVALVGVVGLAKMVSPSIENGVNAAGLPRSAVGVVIAMLVLLPETLAAVRAARRDRVQTSLNLALGSAMASIGLTIPAIAMATIWISTPLTLGLGATQMVLLALTVVVGVLTVVPGRATLLQGGVHLVLFAAFVFLAVSP; this is encoded by the coding sequence ATGGACGGCATGCTGCGACTGCTGACCCGACACTGGACGACCTTGGTTCCCTTGCTCGCCGCGGTGGTTCTGGCAATCGCATGGTTCACCCATCCCTCGGGTCCGGCCGTGATCGTGGTGGTCTTGGCACTGGTCGGGGCGGTGCTTTCGGCCGTGCAACACGCCGAGGTGGTCGCGCATCGGGTGGGGGAGCCGTTCGGTTCGCTGGTGCTCGCGGTGGCCGTCACCGTGATCGAGGTCGGCCTGATCCTGACCTTGATGGCGTCCGGCGGTGACGATGCCTCGTCACTGGCTCGGGACACGGTCTTCGCGGCGGTGATGATCACCTGCAACGGCATCTTCGGGTTGTCGCTGTTGGTCGGCGCGGTGCGCAGGCGGGTGGCGGAGTTCAATGCCGAGGGCACCGGTGCGGCACTGGCGACGGTGGCGACGCTCGCCACGCTCAGCCTGGTGCTGCCGACGTTCACCACCAGTAAGCCCGGTCCGGAGTTCTCCGGCTCGCAGCTGGCCTTCGCCGCGGTGGCGTCGCTATTGCTCTACGGGTTGTTCGTCATGGTGCAGACGGTTCGGCATCCGGATGACTTCCTACCGGTCGAATCGGCGGGAGCGGATGAACACGGCGAACCCCCTTCTGCCGCAGCGGCATTGGTGAGCCTCGGACTGCTGCTCGTCGCGCTGGTCGGCGTGGTGGGGCTCGCGAAGATGGTGTCGCCGTCGATCGAGAACGGCGTGAATGCCGCGGGGTTGCCGCGGTCGGCGGTCGGCGTGGTGATCGCCATGCTGGTGCTGTTGCCGGAAACGCTGGCCGCCGTGCGCGCCGCCCGCCGCGACCGGGTGCAGACGAGCCTGAATCTCGCGCTCGGTTCGGCGATGGCGAGTATCGGCCTGACCATTCCGGCGATCGCCATGGCCACGATCTGGATTTCGACGCCGTTGACGCTCGGGCTCGGCGCGACACAGATGGTGCTGCTGGCGTTGACGGTGGTGGTGGGTGTGCTAACCGTGGTCCCGGGCCGGGCCACCCTGCTGCAGGGCGGCGTGCATCTGGTGTTGTTCGCGGCGTTCGTCTTTCTCGCGGTAAGTCCGTAA
- a CDS encoding MlaE family ABC transporter permease, whose translation MTSGTQAPETAVDVVRKNFSDTVVSSLRTFGRAVGLAQEAVTGGIGDIARARFQWRETLLQAWRLVTVTALPAILIAIPFGVIVSIQVGNLIHTLGADSLLGATGGLGVIKQGAPLATGFLLGGAGAAAIAADLGARTIREEIDALNTMGISPVHRLVVPRMAAMLIVAPLLNILIIFVGILAGYAVAIGGQGVTPGSYWATFGSFTTTADVWVSLVKALIFGFLVVVIACQRGLEAKGGPRGVADAVNAAVVLSVVSIVIVNLVAAQITAMFLPTRLA comes from the coding sequence ATGACGAGCGGGACGCAAGCTCCGGAAACCGCGGTCGATGTTGTTCGGAAGAATTTCTCGGACACCGTGGTCTCCTCGCTGCGGACGTTCGGCCGCGCGGTCGGGCTCGCGCAGGAGGCGGTGACGGGCGGCATCGGCGATATCGCGCGCGCCCGATTCCAATGGCGCGAAACACTGCTGCAGGCCTGGCGATTGGTGACCGTCACCGCCCTGCCCGCCATCCTGATCGCCATTCCGTTCGGGGTGATCGTCTCGATCCAGGTCGGCAATCTGATCCACACCCTCGGCGCGGATTCACTGCTCGGCGCGACCGGCGGGCTCGGCGTCATCAAACAGGGCGCCCCGCTGGCCACCGGCTTCCTGCTCGGCGGGGCCGGTGCGGCCGCGATCGCCGCCGACCTCGGCGCGCGCACCATCCGCGAGGAGATCGACGCGCTCAATACGATGGGCATCAGCCCGGTGCACCGGCTGGTGGTCCCGCGGATGGCGGCCATGCTCATCGTCGCGCCGCTGCTGAACATCCTGATCATCTTCGTCGGCATCCTGGCCGGCTATGCGGTGGCCATCGGCGGACAGGGCGTGACGCCCGGAAGTTATTGGGCCACTTTCGGATCCTTCACCACCACCGCGGACGTGTGGGTGTCGCTGGTGAAGGCGCTGATCTTCGGCTTCCTCGTGGTGGTGATCGCCTGCCAGCGGGGCCTGGAGGCCAAGGGCGGCCCGCGCGGCGTCGCCGACGCGGTGAACGCGGCCGTCGTGCTCTCGGTGGTATCCATCGTGATCGTCAATCTGGTGGCGGCGCAGATCACCGCCATGTTCCTGCCGACGAGGCTGGCCTGA
- a CDS encoding MlaE family ABC transporter permease: MATSYAPKGFHWLRRYYRRGSRVLRAVDSFGFVAIFVWQVLSAIPLTLKRYRGETMRAITDMTWGRGSVIVGGGTVPMMIVLGLVMGASVAVESFATLSMLGMGPVTGVVSAYATTRELAPIAAAIGFAAQAGCRITAEIGSMRISEEIDAIEALGLRSVPFVVTTRVVAGALAIVPTFLIALVLSYAACRGLITLVHNQSAGVYDHYFFQFVSGFDVIAAVIKVAVFGTVVILVHSYYGFFATGGPEGVGIASGRAVRTSFVAIIAIDMVLSIALWGFNAAISFTG; the protein is encoded by the coding sequence ATGGCAACGTCATACGCCCCCAAGGGGTTTCACTGGCTCCGGCGTTACTACCGCCGGGGCAGCCGGGTGCTGCGCGCGGTGGACTCGTTCGGCTTCGTCGCGATCTTCGTCTGGCAGGTGCTCTCGGCGATTCCGTTGACACTCAAGCGGTATCGCGGCGAGACCATGCGCGCCATCACCGATATGACCTGGGGGCGTGGGTCGGTCATCGTCGGCGGCGGCACCGTGCCGATGATGATCGTGCTCGGCCTGGTCATGGGCGCCTCGGTGGCCGTGGAATCCTTTGCGACACTGAGCATGCTGGGGATGGGCCCGGTCACCGGCGTCGTCTCGGCCTACGCGACGACGCGTGAGCTCGCGCCGATCGCGGCCGCCATCGGCTTCGCCGCGCAGGCGGGCTGCCGGATCACCGCGGAGATCGGATCCATGCGCATCTCCGAGGAGATCGACGCGATCGAGGCGCTCGGTCTGCGCTCGGTGCCGTTCGTGGTGACCACCCGGGTGGTCGCGGGCGCGCTGGCCATCGTGCCGACCTTCCTGATCGCGCTGGTCCTCAGCTACGCGGCTTGCCGCGGGCTGATCACCCTGGTGCACAACCAATCCGCCGGCGTGTACGACCACTACTTCTTCCAGTTCGTCTCCGGTTTCGACGTGATCGCCGCGGTGATCAAGGTGGCCGTCTTCGGCACCGTGGTGATCCTGGTGCACAGCTATTACGGGTTCTTCGCCACCGGCGGGCCCGAGGGCGTCGGCATCGCGTCCGGGCGCGCGGTGCGCACCAGCTTCGTCGCCATCATCGCCATCGACATGGTGCTGTCCATCGCCCTGTGGGGCTTCAACGCGGCCATCAGTTTCACGGGGTAG
- a CDS encoding mammalian cell entry protein, with protein sequence MPKYGLPGVAADRRRARTVGGLIVALVAAVAVATVVYRDMRGADGLRIALHTEQIGDGVAEGTQVRLDGVLVGKVARIAPDVLGTQRITLQLDSSRLFGIDDSLRVDYAPANLFGISELELRRGPGGSPLRADQVIDLTGRRAADVYDATMGSILRSLSQVGASVLTPQMVQVIAQVSSDVQAFTPLVQALITVARTIADNQTMKPSELAGELGPAFDGGGRFAGSVIQALDGINDINVLKGDRAHYDSGVAAMTGQILPGLATTGNTAGKYFGDGADTLAPVLRVLAQMVPRPQQSAAELRELLTRLRAAMPDTPDGPVLNVEADLRGVPGLSVPLLGLGAPIPGGAR encoded by the coding sequence ATGCCGAAATACGGATTGCCGGGAGTCGCCGCCGATCGCCGCCGGGCGCGCACGGTAGGCGGGTTGATCGTCGCGCTGGTCGCGGCGGTGGCCGTCGCGACGGTCGTCTACCGCGATATGCGCGGCGCGGATGGATTGCGAATCGCCTTGCACACCGAGCAGATCGGTGACGGCGTCGCCGAGGGCACCCAGGTGCGGCTCGACGGCGTGCTGGTCGGCAAGGTGGCGCGGATCGCGCCGGATGTGCTCGGCACCCAGCGAATCACCTTGCAGCTGGACAGTTCTCGGTTGTTCGGCATAGACGACAGCCTGCGGGTCGATTACGCGCCCGCCAACCTGTTCGGCATCAGCGAACTCGAATTGCGCCGCGGCCCAGGCGGTTCCCCGCTTCGCGCGGATCAGGTGATCGACCTGACCGGCCGCCGCGCCGCCGATGTCTACGACGCGACGATGGGCAGCATCCTGCGCAGCCTGTCCCAGGTCGGCGCGAGCGTGCTGACCCCGCAGATGGTTCAGGTGATCGCCCAGGTCTCCTCGGACGTCCAGGCGTTCACCCCGCTGGTGCAGGCGCTGATCACGGTGGCGCGCACCATCGCCGACAACCAGACCATGAAACCGTCGGAGCTGGCGGGCGAATTGGGGCCGGCATTCGACGGCGGCGGCCGCTTCGCCGGTTCGGTGATCCAGGCCCTGGACGGGATCAACGACATCAACGTGCTGAAAGGCGATCGCGCGCACTACGATTCGGGCGTCGCGGCGATGACCGGACAGATCCTGCCCGGCCTGGCCACCACCGGCAATACTGCGGGCAAGTACTTCGGCGATGGCGCCGACACCCTCGCGCCGGTGCTGCGGGTACTGGCGCAGATGGTGCCCCGCCCGCAGCAGTCGGCCGCCGAACTGCGCGAACTGCTCACCCGGCTGCGCGCGGCCATGCCGGATACACCGGACGGTCCTGTGCTCAACGTCGAGGCGGATCTGCGTGGGGTGCCGGGACTTTCGGTGCCGCTGCTCGGCCTCGGCGCACCGATTCCCGGAGGTGCCCGATGA
- a CDS encoding MlaD family protein, whose amino-acid sequence MTVRGAAWRLGLFAAVMMVVLALVLTAIKRPVAGDTEAHDAIFTDANGLKVGDDVRMYGVQVGKVEGISLEGDKAKVRLTVKTATPIYDNSTLAIRYQNLTGQRYIDLQQQPNPGVRLAANARIDAKMTLPSFDVTSLFNGLKPVLATMSPETVNQFTESMLAVLQGDGNGLGPALDAIGKLSKYASDRQAVIGTVVRNMSDLADKVGGRVHYLVPLLARLTDIFQALQQNIGGLAEFAMSAPSVLGPVDRLLSTIGLTKDSGQDLDALIRSLFPDPKQAVEVFGRLPGLLSAIDASLPRTVAGWQPECSKGTMQAPAPLRMLIAGQQVTLCNG is encoded by the coding sequence ATGACGGTGCGCGGCGCGGCATGGCGGCTCGGACTCTTCGCGGCGGTGATGATGGTGGTGCTCGCGCTGGTGCTCACCGCGATCAAGCGGCCCGTCGCCGGCGACACCGAGGCGCACGACGCGATCTTCACCGACGCCAACGGGTTGAAGGTCGGCGACGACGTGCGCATGTACGGCGTGCAGGTCGGCAAGGTGGAGGGCATATCGCTGGAGGGCGACAAGGCCAAGGTGCGGCTCACCGTCAAGACCGCGACGCCGATCTACGACAACAGCACCCTGGCCATCCGCTACCAGAACCTCACCGGCCAGCGCTATATCGACCTGCAGCAGCAACCGAATCCGGGCGTCCGGCTCGCCGCGAACGCGCGGATCGACGCCAAGATGACGCTGCCGTCGTTCGATGTGACGAGCCTGTTCAACGGGCTGAAACCGGTGCTGGCCACCATGTCTCCGGAAACGGTCAACCAGTTCACCGAGAGCATGCTCGCGGTGCTGCAGGGCGACGGCAACGGGCTCGGCCCGGCGCTGGACGCCATCGGCAAGCTGAGCAAGTATGCGAGCGACCGGCAGGCGGTGATCGGGACCGTGGTGCGGAATATGTCCGATCTCGCCGACAAGGTCGGCGGTCGGGTGCACTATCTGGTGCCGCTGCTGGCTCGGCTGACCGATATCTTCCAGGCGCTGCAGCAGAACATCGGCGGCCTGGCGGAATTCGCGATGAGCGCGCCGTCGGTGCTCGGACCGGTGGACCGGCTGCTGTCCACCATCGGGCTGACCAAGGACAGTGGACAGGACCTGGATGCCTTGATCCGCAGCCTGTTCCCGGATCCGAAGCAAGCTGTCGAGGTATTCGGCAGGCTGCCCGGCCTGTTGAGCGCGATCGACGCCTCGCTGCCGCGCACCGTCGCGGGCTGGCAGCCGGAATGCAGTAAGGGGACCATGCAGGCGCCCGCGCCGCTGCGGATGCTCATCGCCGGACAGCAGGTGACGCTGTGCAACGGATGA
- a CDS encoding MlaD family protein, which translates to MTKWRNWFGGDRPVTDEPTRLRREVRLGVVGAVLVVIALAAAAVLYVVPFGKTTYTAELSEAQSVRAGDDIRLAGITVGSVKSLELKPDRVIMKFTVDSDVFVGDESSLDVRMLTVVGGHYVALFPAGAKPLGGKVIPADRVRLPYSLVQTFQDATTPLNQIDGSTLRKNLATLDSSLAKAPESLRTTLDTLGGYVDAINRQRTQVSNAVAVADEYISLYDGAKTDLGRLMDNSNLLETVLLDKRAELRESIALLTSVLQRVAALAPTWDDKLKPLAQQLADALPRLEQLGQQLQPMIDSVHGLQAKVRQWLPDGGVVVDQSGQTVQAPAGVCVPLPGKAC; encoded by the coding sequence ATGACCAAGTGGCGCAACTGGTTCGGTGGTGATCGGCCGGTGACCGACGAGCCGACCCGGCTGCGCAGGGAGGTGCGGCTCGGCGTCGTCGGCGCGGTGCTGGTGGTGATCGCGCTCGCCGCGGCCGCGGTGCTGTACGTGGTGCCGTTCGGCAAGACCACCTATACCGCGGAGCTTTCCGAGGCGCAGTCGGTGCGCGCGGGCGATGACATCCGGCTGGCCGGTATCACGGTGGGTTCGGTGAAATCGCTGGAGCTGAAACCGGATCGGGTGATCATGAAGTTCACCGTCGATTCCGATGTGTTCGTCGGCGACGAATCCTCGCTCGACGTGCGGATGCTCACGGTGGTCGGCGGGCACTACGTCGCGCTGTTCCCGGCGGGCGCGAAACCGCTCGGCGGCAAGGTGATTCCGGCCGACCGGGTGCGGCTGCCCTACAGCCTGGTGCAGACCTTCCAGGACGCGACGACACCGCTGAACCAGATCGATGGCAGCACCCTGCGGAAAAACCTTGCCACGCTGGACAGTTCGCTGGCCAAGGCGCCGGAGAGCCTGCGCACCACGCTGGACACCCTCGGCGGTTACGTCGACGCCATCAACCGGCAGCGCACCCAGGTGTCGAATGCCGTCGCGGTGGCCGACGAGTACATCTCGCTCTACGACGGCGCCAAAACCGATCTCGGCAGGCTGATGGACAACTCCAATCTGCTGGAGACCGTACTGCTCGACAAGCGCGCCGAACTGCGCGAATCCATCGCGCTGCTCACCAGCGTGCTGCAGCGCGTCGCCGCGCTCGCGCCGACCTGGGACGACAAGCTGAAACCGCTGGCACAGCAGCTCGCCGACGCACTGCCCCGGCTGGAACAGCTCGGACAGCAGTTGCAGCCGATGATCGATTCGGTGCACGGCCTGCAGGCGAAGGTGCGCCAGTGGCTGCCGGATGGCGGGGTGGTGGTCGATCAGTCGGGTCAGACCGTGCAGGCCCCCGCGGGCGTCTGCGTCCCGTTGCCCGGAAAGGCGTGCTGA
- a CDS encoding MlaD family protein, with product MLKRVLGSRAFMSIAGAVVVAAVAVAGYFIVFDPLKETRSYCAVMSDSIGLYPGNQVTMRGIVVGSVTSVRNEGKQVRVDFDVDAKYPVYADAAATTVSDTVVADRNLAVLNSGKDLRRWDGAQCITNTLTPKSLTETLTALAQLADQLNGPGAAQQNSLSNGLAALDAATSGTGPQFNELVRKLGSALQSPDADIAHLAGIFDTFSSVSKKVNEHWGDLRSMLTRMGPALNQASTELLGPGAELFDALRQVLPVLNDITTMFGDTILKGLDATVPLIKLLRANVGSLRDIVLMTPVLTNAFQSVTDTSTGAPGITYAPPRVRIPAQNAEQVCAAVNAVTPGRCAGAGDGMVDVELVQLVLGLAGAR from the coding sequence ATGCTGAAGCGGGTACTCGGTTCGCGGGCGTTCATGTCGATCGCCGGTGCGGTGGTGGTCGCCGCGGTCGCGGTGGCCGGATACTTCATCGTCTTCGATCCGCTGAAGGAAACCCGATCCTATTGCGCCGTAATGTCCGACAGCATCGGTCTCTACCCGGGCAACCAGGTGACCATGCGCGGCATCGTGGTCGGCAGCGTCACTTCGGTGCGGAATGAGGGCAAGCAGGTGCGGGTGGACTTCGACGTCGACGCGAAATATCCGGTGTACGCCGACGCCGCGGCCACCACGGTCTCGGATACCGTTGTCGCCGACCGCAATCTGGCCGTGCTCAACAGCGGTAAGGATCTGCGCCGCTGGGACGGCGCCCAGTGCATCACCAATACTTTGACGCCCAAGAGCCTTACCGAAACGCTCACCGCGCTCGCACAATTGGCCGATCAGCTGAACGGCCCCGGTGCGGCACAGCAGAATTCGCTGTCCAATGGCCTGGCCGCGCTCGACGCCGCGACCTCGGGAACCGGGCCGCAGTTCAACGAGCTGGTGCGCAAGCTCGGTTCGGCACTCCAGTCGCCGGACGCCGATATCGCCCATCTGGCAGGCATTTTCGACACCTTCTCCTCGGTATCGAAGAAGGTCAACGAGCACTGGGGTGATCTGCGGTCGATGCTCACCCGAATGGGTCCGGCGCTGAATCAGGCCAGCACCGAACTGCTCGGGCCCGGCGCGGAACTGTTCGACGCGCTGCGCCAGGTGCTGCCGGTGCTCAACGACATCACCACCATGTTCGGCGACACCATCCTGAAGGGTCTGGACGCCACGGTGCCGCTGATAAAACTGTTGCGCGCCAACGTCGGATCGCTGCGCGACATCGTGTTGATGACGCCGGTGCTGACCAATGCGTTCCAGTCCGTCACCGATACGTCCACCGGCGCGCCCGGCATCACCTACGCCCCGCCGCGGGTGCGGATTCCGGCGCAGAACGCCGAACAGGTTTGCGCGGCGGTGAACGCGGTGACGCCGGGCCGGTGCGCGGGCGCGGGCGACGGCATGGTGGATGTGGAACTGGTCCAGCTGGTGCTGGGATTGGCAGGTGCGCGATGA